Proteins from a genomic interval of Benincasa hispida cultivar B227 chromosome 7, ASM972705v1, whole genome shotgun sequence:
- the LOC120081097 gene encoding uncharacterized mitochondrial protein AtMg00810-like codes for MGIFKPKAWLSEVIDLDKTEPRFYKEAILHPSWKQAMLKEYEALIRNNTWSLTALPQDRKVIGRKWVLHSLDHLHFSQSKSIHSFLKCAHLIDCKPIHSPMAIGASLSLTDVQSLDNPSGYRILVGALQYCTLTRPDISFSVNKLCQFIHAPTISHLQAAKRLLWYLKGTTHHGILLTKSPVLALTCYTDADWASCLDDRQSTSGFCVFLGLSLISWSSSKQKVVS; via the exons ATGGGAATTTTCAAACCAAAGGCGTGGCTGTCCGAGGTTATTGACTTGGATAAAACAGAACCACGGTTTTACAAGGAAGCTATCCTTCATCCAAGCTGGAAACAAGCGATGCTTAAGGAATATGAAGCACTCATCAGAAATAATACATGGTCTCTCACAGCTCTGCCCCAGGATCGCAAAGTTATTGGCAGAAAATGG GTGCTTCACTCTTTAGACCATCTACATTTTTCTCAGTCCAAGTccattcatagttttcttaaatGTGCTCACCTCATTGACtgcaagccaattcactctcCGATGGCTATTGGCGCTTCTTTATCCCTCACCGATGTACAATCGCTAGACAACCCCTCTGGATACAGAATCCTAGTTGGTGCTCTTCAATACTGTACACTGACCAGACCAGACATCAGCTTCAGTGTCAATAAGCTCTGTCAATTCATCCACGCCCCGACCATTTCACATCTTCAAGCAGCAAAACGGCTCCTTTGGTACCTCAAAGGCACGACTCATCATGGTATACTTCTAACAAAGTCCCCTGTTTTAGCTTTGACTTGCTACACAGATGCCGATTGGGCCAGCTGCCTGGATGACAGGCAAAGCACGAGTGGATTCTGTGTCTTCCTTGGTTTAAGCCTCATTTCATGGAGCTCCTCTAAGCAAAAGGTCGTCTCTTGA